The nucleotide sequence ATGAAAGTGAAATTGTTTTATGCATTTATGATGTTGGCATTTGTGTCTGCATCTACGTTTGTTCATGCGCAAAAGCTGAACGTGTTAAGCTCTAAAGAAAAAAAAGCAGGTTGGGAACTTCTGTTTAACGGAAAGGACTTTACCGGCTGGAGACAATGTAATGGCACTGAAATGCCAAAAAACTGGAAGATTGAAGATGGTGCCATGAAGGTATTTACTGCAGAAGGATCAAAACCGGGTAACGGAGCCAACGGTGATATCCTTTTTGGTGTAAAGAACTTTAAGAACTTTGAACTTTCTATTGACTGGAACGCCGGTAAAATGGCTAACTCAGGTATCTTTTATTACGTGCGTGAAGTACCTGGCAAGCCTATTTATTATGCTGCCCCCGAAGTGCAGGTTTTGGATAATGTGGAAGCAACCGACAACAAGATCGACAGCCACCTGGCAGGATCGCTTTACGATATGCTTCCGGCCGACCCTAAGACTGTAAACCCTGCCGGCGAGTGGAATACGATTGTTATCCGTGTAAAAGACGGTAAAGTAACTCACACTCAAAATGGCAAAAAGGTTGTGGAATACACTTTGTGGACAAGCGAGTGGGATAATCTAGTTAATAACAGTAAATTCAAAACTTTCCCTGGTTTTACAGAAGGAATTGCGAAAGAAGGATTTATCGGTTTGCAAGATCATGGATGGCCAGTTAGTTTTAGAAACATCAAGATTCGCGAACTCTAATACATAAATTTAGAAGAACATAGAAAAGCCTTGATCTGATTTTTCAGATCAAGGCTTTTCTTTTTATATATTAAAATTGCATTGATAATAGTATTTATAAATCATTTTATACACATAAATGGATATAATTCGGCTATAATTCTACTCAATTAATGAAAAAATAGGCTTATTTTGTAATTTGTTATTTTAGAAACTCTGTTAAGATTGATGAATATGAAAAAGTTTTTTCCCATTAGTTGTCTTGTTTTTTATTTGTTACTGGGTTCAGTATTGCCCGCATTTGCTAAACACCATACTTCTGCAACTCCAGATGAGGAATATGCAGGTTATCTGTTTGTTTATTTTACCGGGAATGACATCGCAGAAGAATCTGTTCACTATGCTGTTAGTGCAGACGGATATACCTACTATGCATTGAACAATAATAAACAAGTTCTCGATTCAAAACTGATCTCATCAACC is from uncultured Macellibacteroides sp. and encodes:
- a CDS encoding DUF1080 domain-containing protein, yielding MKVKLFYAFMMLAFVSASTFVHAQKLNVLSSKEKKAGWELLFNGKDFTGWRQCNGTEMPKNWKIEDGAMKVFTAEGSKPGNGANGDILFGVKNFKNFELSIDWNAGKMANSGIFYYVREVPGKPIYYAAPEVQVLDNVEATDNKIDSHLAGSLYDMLPADPKTVNPAGEWNTIVIRVKDGKVTHTQNGKKVVEYTLWTSEWDNLVNNSKFKTFPGFTEGIAKEGFIGLQDHGWPVSFRNIKIREL